A stretch of the Acanthopagrus latus isolate v.2019 chromosome 9, fAcaLat1.1, whole genome shotgun sequence genome encodes the following:
- the LOC119026275 gene encoding activin receptor type-1C isoform X1 gives MTGPGRQSFQAALILLSVAQLTAGLKCVCQLCANHTCETTADGACWNSVMLIDGKEEAVKSCLSPSEMKGQVFCYSSRNVSKRNCCFTDFCNNETLRLHPERPLEEEPGWSRLQLAVVILVPSCLACVGILLAVFVAQGRRCDYSRAHKQDPEEPLDDQMLMSPDKCLKDLIYDMSTSGSGSGLPLLVQRTIARTIVLQETIGKGRFGEVWRGKWRGEDVAVKIFSSRDERSWFREAEIYQTIMLRHENILGFIAADNKDNGSWTQLWLVSEYHEHGSLYDYLNRYTLSVEGMIVLALSIASGLAHLHMEIIGTQGKPAIAHRDLKSKNVLVKKNGTAVIADLGLAVKHDSNTNTIDIPSNHRVGTKRYMAPEILDETINLHSFESFKRADIYALGLVFWELARRCSVRGLNEDFQLPYYDLVPSDPTVEDMRKVVCEQKLRPNVPNQWQGCEALRVMGKLMRECWYANPSARLTALRVKKTVSQLSAIKDVKD, from the exons ATGACCGGTCCCGGGAGGCAGAGCTTTCAGGCGGCGCTGATCCTTCTGTCCGTCGCCCAGCTGACCGCAG GCCTGAAGTGCGTGTGTCAGCTGTGCGCCAACCACACCTGCGAGACGACGGCGGACGGCGCCTGCTGGAACTCTGTGATGTTGATCGACGGGAAGGAGGAGGCGGTCAAGTCGTGCCTGTCGCCCTCCGAGATGAAGGGCCAGGTCTTCTGCTACAGCTCCAGGAACGTCTCCAAGAGGAACTGCTGCTTCACCGACTTCTGCAACAACGAGACTCTGCGCCTACACCCAG agAGGCCTTTGGAAGAAGAGCCCGGCTGGAGCAGGCTGCAGCTCGCTGTGGTGATCCTGGTGCCCTCCTGCCTGGCGTGTGTGGGCATCCTGCTGGCCGTGTTTGTCGCGCAGGGCCGCCGCTGTGACTACAGCAGAGCCCACAAACAGGACCCCGAGGAGCCGCTGGACGACCAGATGCTCATGTCACCCGACAAATGTCTCAAGGATCTGATCTACGACATGAGCACCTCGGGCTCTGGCTCAG GCCTGCCCCTGCTGGTCCAGCGGACTATAGCTCGGACCATCGTCCTGCAGGAGACCATTGGGAAGGGTCGATTCGGGGAGGTGTGGCGGGGGAAGTGGCGAGGAGAGGACGTGGCGGTGAAGATCTTCTCCTCCAGAGACGAGAGGTCGTGGTTTCGTGAGGCAGAGATTTATCAGACAATCATGCTGAGACACGAGAACATCTTGGGCTTCATTGCCGCTGACAACAAAG ATAATGGCTCGTGGACTCAGCTCTGGTTGGTGTCAGAGTACCATGAGCACGGCTCCCTGTATGACTACCTGAACAGGTACACGCTCTCTGTGGAGGGCATGATCGTCCTCGCCTTGTCCATAGCCAGTGGGCTGGCACATCTCCACATGGAAATCATCGGCACGCAGG gGAAACCTGCCATCGCTCACAGAGACCTGAAGTCTAAAAACGTCCTGGTTAAGAAGAACGGCACGGCGGTCATCGCAGATTTGGGTCTGGCTGTGAAACACGActccaacaccaacaccatcGACATACCGTCCAACCACAGAGTGGGAACCAAAAG gtacATGGCCCCGGAAATCCTGGATGAGACGATCAATCTCCACAGCTTTGAGTCATTCAAGCGGGCGGACATCTACGCACTGGGCCTGGTGTTCTGGGAACTGGCCCGAAGATGCTCCGTTAGGG GACTTAATGAAGATTTCCAGCTGCCTTATTACGACCTGGTGCCTTCAGATCCGACTGTCGAGGACATGAGGAAGGTGGTGTGTGAGCAGAAACTCAGACCTAATGTTCCCAACCAGTGGCAGGGCTGTGAG GCTCTGCGTGTGATGGGCAAACTGATGAGAGAGTGCTGGTACGCCAACCCTTCTGCTCGACTCACTGCTCTGCGGGTCAAGAAAACTGTGTCCCAGCTGTCCGCCATCAAGGACGTCAAAGATTAG
- the LOC119026275 gene encoding activin receptor type-1C isoform X2 gives MLIDGKEEAVKSCLSPSEMKGQVFCYSSRNVSKRNCCFTDFCNNETLRLHPERPLEEEPGWSRLQLAVVILVPSCLACVGILLAVFVAQGRRCDYSRAHKQDPEEPLDDQMLMSPDKCLKDLIYDMSTSGSGSGLPLLVQRTIARTIVLQETIGKGRFGEVWRGKWRGEDVAVKIFSSRDERSWFREAEIYQTIMLRHENILGFIAADNKDNGSWTQLWLVSEYHEHGSLYDYLNRYTLSVEGMIVLALSIASGLAHLHMEIIGTQGKPAIAHRDLKSKNVLVKKNGTAVIADLGLAVKHDSNTNTIDIPSNHRVGTKRYMAPEILDETINLHSFESFKRADIYALGLVFWELARRCSVRGLNEDFQLPYYDLVPSDPTVEDMRKVVCEQKLRPNVPNQWQGCEALRVMGKLMRECWYANPSARLTALRVKKTVSQLSAIKDVKD, from the exons ATGTTGATCGACGGGAAGGAGGAGGCGGTCAAGTCGTGCCTGTCGCCCTCCGAGATGAAGGGCCAGGTCTTCTGCTACAGCTCCAGGAACGTCTCCAAGAGGAACTGCTGCTTCACCGACTTCTGCAACAACGAGACTCTGCGCCTACACCCAG agAGGCCTTTGGAAGAAGAGCCCGGCTGGAGCAGGCTGCAGCTCGCTGTGGTGATCCTGGTGCCCTCCTGCCTGGCGTGTGTGGGCATCCTGCTGGCCGTGTTTGTCGCGCAGGGCCGCCGCTGTGACTACAGCAGAGCCCACAAACAGGACCCCGAGGAGCCGCTGGACGACCAGATGCTCATGTCACCCGACAAATGTCTCAAGGATCTGATCTACGACATGAGCACCTCGGGCTCTGGCTCAG GCCTGCCCCTGCTGGTCCAGCGGACTATAGCTCGGACCATCGTCCTGCAGGAGACCATTGGGAAGGGTCGATTCGGGGAGGTGTGGCGGGGGAAGTGGCGAGGAGAGGACGTGGCGGTGAAGATCTTCTCCTCCAGAGACGAGAGGTCGTGGTTTCGTGAGGCAGAGATTTATCAGACAATCATGCTGAGACACGAGAACATCTTGGGCTTCATTGCCGCTGACAACAAAG ATAATGGCTCGTGGACTCAGCTCTGGTTGGTGTCAGAGTACCATGAGCACGGCTCCCTGTATGACTACCTGAACAGGTACACGCTCTCTGTGGAGGGCATGATCGTCCTCGCCTTGTCCATAGCCAGTGGGCTGGCACATCTCCACATGGAAATCATCGGCACGCAGG gGAAACCTGCCATCGCTCACAGAGACCTGAAGTCTAAAAACGTCCTGGTTAAGAAGAACGGCACGGCGGTCATCGCAGATTTGGGTCTGGCTGTGAAACACGActccaacaccaacaccatcGACATACCGTCCAACCACAGAGTGGGAACCAAAAG gtacATGGCCCCGGAAATCCTGGATGAGACGATCAATCTCCACAGCTTTGAGTCATTCAAGCGGGCGGACATCTACGCACTGGGCCTGGTGTTCTGGGAACTGGCCCGAAGATGCTCCGTTAGGG GACTTAATGAAGATTTCCAGCTGCCTTATTACGACCTGGTGCCTTCAGATCCGACTGTCGAGGACATGAGGAAGGTGGTGTGTGAGCAGAAACTCAGACCTAATGTTCCCAACCAGTGGCAGGGCTGTGAG GCTCTGCGTGTGATGGGCAAACTGATGAGAGAGTGCTGGTACGCCAACCCTTCTGCTCGACTCACTGCTCTGCGGGTCAAGAAAACTGTGTCCCAGCTGTCCGCCATCAAGGACGTCAAAGATTAG
- the LOC119026276 gene encoding cytohesin-interacting protein, producing the protein MQSTMNSNGLQRQSSQENYILDNTLRKKCSLWYRRSLKGNNDRHRQNTGSLPRVRKPKLSHSNSLVDYSDPQRITIALEKQDNESFGFEIQTYGLQLKDSSAVEMCTFVRKVQEDSAAESAGLTAGDIIITINGVSIEGSSHQHILDLIRESTNSLKMETVCGNVVKQIELEKKMNLLKQSLREKLMELQALTVQEKRLMRGNLNNSSLHLSTHSSVSSPAGRRGRRFSSDSSYRSAMTDDSDQASVFGDLSSPSPFSAASTSDDGCFFSKDFPSQLQDGSGRFSSSSSHHHQSLGRSSSSSLAGSSSSLSPSWEETRISSLFGTLPRKSRRAASVRRHIFKLIPGLQRSVEEEEMGANT; encoded by the exons ATGCAGTCCACCATGAATTCCAATGGACTTCAGCGGCAGAGCAGTCAGGAGaattacattctggataatACTCTGAGGAAGAAATGCTCCCTGTGGTACAGGCGCTCACTGAAGGGGAACAATGATCGACACCGGCAGAACACAGGCTCTCTTCCCAGAGTGCGAAAG CCCAAACTAAGCCACTCCAACTCACTGGTGGATTACTCTGACCCACAAAG GATCACAATTGCACTCGAAAAGCAAGACAATGAATCGTTTGGTTTTGAAATTCAG ACCTATGGCCTGCAGCTGAAGGACAGCTCTGCAGTGGAGATGTGCACGTTTGTGCGCAAGGTGCAGGAGGACAGCGCAGCTGAGAGCGCTGGCCTGACCGCAG gggacatcatcatcactataAACGGTGTCAGTATTGAAGGATCATCTCATCAGCACATACTTGATCTGATCAGAGAGTCAACCAACAGCTTGAA GATGGAGACCGTGTGTGGGAATGTAGTGAAGCAGATAGAGCTGGAGAAGAAGATGAATCTCCTGAAG CAATCACTCCGCGAGaagctgatggagctgcaggCACTTACAGTACAGGAAAAACGCCTGATGCGAG ggAACTTGAACAACAGCAGCCTCCACCTCTCAACGCACTCCTCAGTGAGCTCCCCCGCAGGCCGACGTGGCCGCCGCTTCTCCAGtgacagcagctacaggagcgCGATGACAGACGACAGCGACCAGGCCAGCGTGTTCGGGGATCTGAGCTCTCCCAGCCCCTTCAGCGCAGCCAGCACCTCGGACGACGGCTGCTTCTTCTCCAAAGATTTCCCCTCGCAGCTGCAGGACGGCTCCGGCAGGTTCTCGTCGAGCAGCAGCCATCACCACCAATCCCTCGGAcgctccagcagctccagcttggccggcagcagcagctccctctcGCCTTCCTGGGAGGAAACGAGGATCTCCTCCCTGTTCGGCACCCTGCCCCGCAAGAGCAGGAGAGCCGCCAGCGTCCGCAGGCACATCTTCAAGTTGATTCCTGGACTGCAGCGATcagttgaggaggaggagatgggagcAAACACCTAG